The Enterobacter oligotrophicus sequence CTACGAGTTGTCGTGGCACCAGGCGATGCAGCGCTTACCGAGAAACCGCTGTCTGGCGACGGGCTACTCCTGCCGCAGCCAGGTGAAACGCGTTGAGGGTAACGGTGTCCGCCATCCATTACAGGCTTTACTGGAGATTATAGGATGATCTGGAAACGTGCAGTGACGCTACAGGCGCTGAATGCCATGGGCGAGGGGAATATGGTGGGTTTGCTGGATATTCAGTTTACCCGTATTGGTGAGAACGAACTGGAGGCGACGATGCCGGTCGATAACCGTACTCACCAGCCGTTTGGCTTGTTGCACGGCGGTGCGTCCGTTGTGCTGGCTGAAACGCTGGGCTCGGTGGCGGGTTATCTGTGTACGGAAGGGGAGCAGAAAGTCGTCGGGCTGGAGGTTAACGCCAACCACATTCGCTCGGTGCGCAGTGGCCGCGTGCGCGGTATTTGTCGCGCGCTTCATGCCGGGAGCCGTCATCAGGTGTGGCAGATTGATATTCTGGATGAACAGGAACGCCTGTGTTGTTCGTCCCGTCTGACGACGGCGGTTGTGTAAAGTTTCCGGATGCCTTGCCTTTGGTCAAAAACTAACCAGCGCATTGTGGTATACTGGTCAGGTTTTGAACATAAGCGAGGACATCATGGATACTGAAATAACCCCAACCCAACTGGCAATCGAATATTTACGTCGCGATAAGAGCAACCTGTCTCCGGCGCAGTACCTGAAAAAACTGAAACAGCTTGAGCTGGAGTTTGCTGATTTGCTGGCGCTCTCTTCAAATGAACTGAAAGAAGAGATCTACTTTGCCTGGCGGTTGGGCGTTCACGTCCATTAAGCGCTAAAGAAAAGGCCGCGGTTGCGGCCTTTTTTGTCTCTGAAATTCAATATTTAGCAGGAAGTTTGTTGATTTTAATAAGCCTGCCTTCATCCATTTCGATAAACCCGCCGGTTTTTAAATCCGCCAGAATTCGCATTACACCGCTACGGGAAAGTTGCGTTTTCTCTCTGATATACCTTTCCGCCGTTACGCTGCAACGGTAGCTCTCATCTTCATCCATTAGCTTGATTAACTGTTGGCGAATCATCTCATACGCGGTCGGCGCACCCTGAGGCATTACGTTGTTATAAAGGCGGCCATAGACAAACATCAGTTGCTTAGAGATAAGCCCCCATAACCCTTTTTCTTTGATGATTTCATTTGCCCGTTCGGTAGTGAGCACGCCGATCAGACAAGGGCTGACGGTTTTAAGATAGTCATTGAAGTAGGTGCCGGTAAGGTTAGCCAGGCCAAAAAGCGCGGGACTGCGCGCCGTTGAAAGCATCATGTTGTCGCTTCTTCGGTATACTGCAATCGTGCCTTCCGTAATTAAATAACACATTGCCTGGCCGTTTACCTGAAGGTCAAGTTGCTCACCGCGGCCTGTTCTGCGGGGAGTGCAGTATGGCCAGAAATGAGAAATAAGTTCCTGTGCATAAGGAGAACCGCGAAATGGCTGGTCTGAAGCGGACATGGCTATAACCTTTGAGAAGAACGTATACGTTATAGTTTCGCTCTTATCTTCAGCTATCTCCAGATATAAATTGACGGTCAGTACTTCCGCGGCAGGTGGTGGATATCAAGCAATACGCCGCGTTCCATTGTGATGTATTTTCCCGTGCGCAGCTCCGCCAGTATCCTCATAATACCGCTACGAGAGAGATAGGTTCGGCTTTTAATATAAGCAGCCGCGGTGATATTTTGTCTTATTGCGTCAGGCTCTTGCATCAATTCCACAAGCTGAAAGCGAATGATGTCATAAGCAGACATCTGGGAAATTTGAGCGCAATGTTCATAAACACGGGATGCAGTATAGATAAGCAGATTTGAGAAATGTTCCCAGAGATTATGCTCTGCAATCACACGATTAAAGCATTCCAGAGGTACGCTCGCTACCTCCGAGGTTTCAACCGCCCTGACATAAAGGTGCTCTGAAGATAATTGACTGCTTACGCCAAGAATAAACGGTGAGGACTCTGAATTCAAAACAATCCCGTCACCGCGACGATGTAAAGCCACGCTGCCATGTATCAGCAAAAAACATTGACGAATTTCATTGTTGAAATAATGGATAATTTCACCTTTTGCAAGAATGAGCCGTTCAGTAAATGGAAGTACGTTATCAATTATTTTTTCAATGTGATTATAGGGCTTTAATCCAAGTACAGTAGATTGTTCATCGCCGAGTACAGGTGCGATTCGCGTGTTCATTGGTTACCTCGCCAGCAGAGACTATCTTTCTAATCGACCCAAGAATTATCTTAAAAACCAGCAACTCATGGAATATCAGGCGCGAGTCTAATAATAGACCTACAGAAAAGAGGGTCTTAACCGTTTGAAATAATAGGTTTTGTTACGTCAGTCTAAAAGTGGACCGTTTTTGGCGGGCTTGAGATTATCCTAAATAATAATGTTTTATTTTTGTTAAATTCGAGTCTACAGCTAGACCTCAAAACACATTGTCTGCAGGTAGGGAGTAGGATAAGTTTTATCAGGCCGACAGGAGCGCCAGAAATTTATTGTATTAGCAATACTCATTTTGTTCTGTTTCTGTCTGCATATAAATAACAATGGACAAAACGCAAGTGGTGAATGAACCATTAAATGTTTTTTGCCTGAATATCAGTAATAAATAAAGTAATACAGGATATGGCATCATGAAAAAGAAAATTATCATTGCTATGCTCGCAGCAAGTTCTGCATTGACAATGACTCACGCTTTCGCAGCAGCGGGCACCGTGAATTTTAATGGAAATATTCTGGATTCTGCCTGTGATGTTGATGTGGCATCCCAGAACCAGGTAGTGGTGTTGGGGGATTATAATAAAACGGAATTTTCATCGACAGGTGCCAGAACGGCCGCGAAAAAATTCAATATTATTCTGAAAAACTGTCCGGTATCAGTAACTACTGCAAAGGTGCGCTTTGACGGTACGCCTGATGTAACCAATAGCAGTTTGCTTGCTATTGATTCCTCCATTACTGGTGCGGCAACGGGTGTGGCGATTAACCTGATGACCGCAGATAAAGCCGATCTACCTCTTCATGATAACAACGGGTTCTCCTACGTGCTCAACAGCGCGACGGAAAATGTCCTTGATTTTTATGCCCAGTATATTTCAACAGCGTCAGCGGTGACGGCGGGTCCGGCTAACGCAGTCGCTAATTTCTCTGTTGTTTACAACTAAGCCATTTGCAGCAATTAAAAGGGGGGCCTTCCCGGCCCCTTTGTTTTATGAGGAATCACATGCGTTTTATCAGAACAATCGGGTTGGCCGCGGTATCGTTACCGCTAATATTTTCAGGGGCCAATGCCGGAGTGATTATTGGCGGCACGCGTATCATTTTTGATGGTGCGAAAAAGGAAGCGTCAATAGGTGTCACTAACCCTGACAGCACTCCGTATTTAATTCAGTCCTGGATTGATTTAAAAGACGGTCATTCTGGTAAAACGCCTTTTATTATCACACCACCTTTATACCGTCTGGATGGCGGGCAACAAAACGTGGAACGTATCGTGATGACAGGAACCTTGCCGCAGGATAAAGAAACGTTGTTCTGGCTAAATATTAAAGCCATTCCGGCTGCATCCAGCCAGGCTAATTCTCTGCAAATCGCCGTTAAAACACGAATTAAGCTCATTTATCGGCCTGAGGATCTTCGCGCGTCAACACCGGAAGAGCAAGCGACGAAATTAACCTGGCAAAGAACAGGAAATGAACTTCAGGTCACTAACCCAACACGCTATGTGATCAATTTTAATGAAGTGAGTGTTGGCGGCCAAAACATTGACGATGTGACATATGTTTTGCCAGGAGAGTCAGCCCGCTTCCCATTACCCGCAGGGGCTCGTGGCAACTCGCTCATATTTAAAATTATCAACGACTATGGCAGCCCCGGAAAACCACATCAAGCCAGCTTGTGAGTTTTAAAAGCGGCGCTTCTGTACTGATTAGGCTTATAACAATGACAATAAAAAATAATAAGATGCGGCCTGCTCGCCTGGCGACGTATATCGCCATCGCGCTTACAGGTTCTGCACAGCCTCTGTATGCCAGCGAGACGTTTAATTCCGAACTGGTTGAACTGGATAATCCTGGTATGGGCAGGGCAGATTTATCTGCCTTTGAATCAGGATCGCAGATGCCTGGAACGTACCATGTTGACGTCATTCTTGACGACCAGTTAATCGAGACCGTTGATATCCCCTTTAATACCCTTAAAGGCGTTGATGACAATGAAAAATTGCAGCCTTGCCTGAGTGTGGAACAGCTCAAACGCTGGGGAGTGAAAACCGATCTTTTTCCTGATATTGCAGCCGATAACAGTGTTTGCGCTAATCTTCAGGCAATTCCACAAGCCAGCACAGATTTTCAGTTTGGCACTCAGCGGCTGGTCATCAGTATCCCCCAGGCTGCAATTAGCCTGCCTGCAAGAGGCTCTGTACCGCCGGAGATGTGGGATGAGGGTATACAGGCTGCAATGCTCAATTACAGTCTGAGTGGCGCGAACAATTGGGCGAAAACGCGCAATGGCACTAACAGCGATAGCCAGTACGCAAACCTGCGTCCGGGGATAAATATTGGCCCGTGGCGTTTACGAAATTACTCCACGTGGTCGCGTGATGCATCCGGCCAGGATCAATGGGACACCGTCTATACCTACGTTCAGCGTGCCATTATTCCCCTGAAAGCGCAGCTAACGGTAGGGGACAGCACTGCGCCTGCCGATGTGTTTGACAGCATGCCTTTTCGTGGTGGACAACTGGCATCGGACGACGACATGCTGCCAGACTCACTGAAAGGCTATGCGCCGGTGGTACGCGGTATCGCGCGTACCAATGCTCAGGTTGTGGTGCGCCAGAACGGGTATCAGATTTATCAAAGCTATGTCTCGCCTGGCGCGTTTGAAATTGTGGACATGTATCCCACCGGAGGCGCAGGGGATCTTGAGGTGACGATTAAAGAAGCCGATGGAAGCGAGCAACATTTCACTCTGCCTTATGCCTCGCTGCCCGTATTGCAGCGTGAGGGTCGGCTGAAATATGCCCTCACCGGAGGACAATATCGCTCATATAACAGCAGTGTGGATAAGACCCCGTTTGAACAAATCACCGGAATATATGGCCTGAAGCATGGCATTACCCTCTACGGGGGGCTGCAGGAATCAAGCAAATATCAGTCGCTTGCTTTCGGTACAGGTAAAAACATGGGCGATTTTGGCGCACTGTCCGCAGACGTGATCCAGGCATGGTCCACACCGAATAAAACAGCAAAAACGCGCGGCCAGTCCTGGCGAGCGCGTTACAGCAAGAACTTTGTGAATAGCGGGACGAATTTTTCCATTGCGGGATACCGCTATTCGACCAGTGGCTATTACGGGATGCAGGACGTGCTGGATTCATACGGGGACAGCACTGCACTGCAGGACAGAAGACGTAACCGTGCGGAGCTGACAATGAGCCAGACGCTGGGGGGACGCCTCGGCGCTCTGACGCTTAGCGCTGCGCGTGAAGATTACTGGAATTCCCCTCAATCGATGGTCTCCTGGAGCGTCGGATACAACAATTACTGGCACAACATCAGCTATGGCGTGACATGGACATACAGTAAAAACAGCCACTCTGCCTCAAATAACGGGAGCGCTAAAACCTATGATCACGATCAGCTTCTGGCTTTTAATGTCAGCGTGCCGTTGGAGAAATTCCTGCCGCAAACCTGGGCTAACTATGGCGTGAACGCGAGCAAGGATCGCGGCACGACGCACAATATTGGTATGAACGGCGTGGCGCTGGAGAACCGGGCTCTGAGCTGGAACATGCAACAGGGTTACGGTACGGATGGCGTGGGTTATACAGGTAATGTAAACGGTGACTATAAAGGAACATACGGCGAAGCCTCGGCGGGGTATAGCTACGATAAAAACAGTACACGTCTGAATTATGGTTTGCAGGGTGGGATCATCCTTCATGGTGACGGTGTGACACTCTCTCAGCCGCTGGGGGAAACAAATGTACTGGTAAAAGCACCTGGCGCTCATGGCGTGGATATTCGAAATCAGCCGGGTGTCCGCACGGATTACAAAGGCTATACGGTGGTGAGCAATCTTTCAGTTTACCGGAAAAATGACGTTATTCTCGATCCGGAAAATATGCCTGACGATGTTGAGCTGGACATCAATACCCGAACGGTAATACCGACGCGGGGAGCGCTGGTTAAAGCCGAATACATATCTAAAGTGGGTCGCCGGGTTCTGATGACCTTATCGGATAATAACCATTTTGTTCCATTTGGCGCGGTGGTCACGCTCTCAGGTGATAGCCAGAGCAGTTTTATCGTGGGCGATCGCGGACAGGTGTACTTAACGGGTATGCGCGAGCAGGGAGCAATATTAGCAACATGGGGAAATCAACCTGGTCAACGGTGTCGGGCTGAGTTCAGCTTGCCAAAACAATCATCTTATGGGGGCATAACAGAAGTAAACGCACAGTGCCTTCAGGACCGTTAAAATGAAAATTGCAACCTTTATATTTTTGCTGTGTTCGTTTACTGGCTGGAATATTGCCTATGCCGGAACCTGTACAACGATTACGCCGCAACTTTCTACGCTGTCTGTCGGTACGATTAACGTTCAGCGCGATACACCTGTCGGTACAGTGATATTTTCCCGTGCAGCGACAAGGACAACTTCGTATTTAACGGGGTGTACCAATCCGTTAATGTTGGGATTCAGTATGCGGTATAATAGTGCAATACCGAGTGGTTTTGGCAACCACGTATATGCCACTAATATCAGTGGCATTGGAATACGGTTTTCCTCCGGGAATTACTTTGAAAGTCCGAATAATACATTTACGTATAACGCCCAGACATCCTATGTCGAATGGTTTGGCGGAAAGATTGAATTGATTGTAACCGGCCCGGTGTCGTCAGGCGTATTAATGCCTGGTGTTATTGGCGTAGTTATGCTGCAGGGGGCTGATGGAGTTTACCGTGAAGGTCTCACCACGCAGCTTAACGATGGGACTATCAACGCGCTGGCATGCAGTATCAGTTCGTCTCAGTTAACGTTTCCGATGGGTGATATTCCTGTTTCAATGTTCGGTTCTGTTGTGGGAACAACGCCGGCAGGGGCGCAGAATACGCAAAATCTGGGACTAAGTTGTTCCGCCGGAACCAATATCAACGTTTCACTGAGTGGTATACAAAACCCGGATGTGGCTGATACAAGCGTAATGGCGTTAACAGGACAAGGGAATGCAGGTACGGCAAAAGGCGTTGGTGTGCAGCTTTTATATAACGGTTCACCGTTGGTCATGAATAGCCGGATTCTGTTAAAACAATCTGCGGGTGGGCAAGAGACGTTACCATTAACGGCTCGCTATTATCAAACGTTAACGACCATTGAACCGGGCTCAGCAAATGCCTCAGCAACGCTGACGTTGACCTACCAGTAACAGGTGAGATAATGCAAATGCAATATAAGAAATTCCTTTTTCTCGCTTTATTGTGCTGGAACGTCTATGCCGCAGACGGGGTGAATGTCAGCGTCACGGGAAATATTGTGGCCTCGCCCTGTGTATTTAACGGCGGGAATTCAAATCTTGATGTTAACCTTGGGAATATTCAGGCGATAAATATGGCGACGCCAGGGTCAACGTCCGATCCGGTCACATTTAATTTCGTGTTTACCCATTGTCCGGTGGGTACGCGTACCGTCACCGCCAGCTTTACCGGAACGCCCGATCCTGTTGCTGGCGCGGACTATTATATGAACAGCGGTTCGGCCACCAATGTTGCGGTGGCAATGAGAGAGCGGGCGTCTGGCATACTCAAGGGGACGGGTTCCAGCATCTCACAAAACATCGCGGCAGACAGAACCGCAACTATGCCAATGCAGGCGTTGGTTAAATCTGTATCGGGTGGGGTAGCGCCAGGAAGCATAAGTGCAGTTGTGATGGTTACGCTGCAATACAATTAAGTGGAAGAGAACTGTTCGTCTTTTTTATTACGATACATCGGTACGATCTATGTTGAATATTTTGATTAAAGAAACGGATCTGTTTTTTAGAGCCGGATTACAATATTTTCTTGTGGATTTCTTTTCCCGTAATTTTAAACATCATCTCCACTTTAACTATGTATTTACGGCTGACAGCGTCAGTATGGCCGATATTGTCGTTCTTTCTTTATGTAATGGTGAAATGCTGACCTGCTTCCCTGAGTTTAAAAACCGGAAAAAAGGCATTGTGATAGGGTTGGTTGACGATGCGTTTCGCTTCCAGGCGATGTCATCCTGTTTTCAGGATATTATATTTATTTCCCGTAACGCTTCTCTTGACCAGGTGAGCGAGACGCTCTTTATTGCATGGCTTAAAATGCAATTACCCGGATATAGCTGGAATAAAAATACCTGTCTGAATTGTCAACATAGAGTCTTATCACCACAGCAAGTCAGAATTATGGTGAGTTTTTACCGGGGTTTATCAGTTATGCAAATAGCTGACGCGTTGCGGATAAGCGATAAAACGGTATTTACCCATAAATATATTTTGATGCAGAAATTTGACCTGCGAAGCGATTATGAACTGATCGCTTTGCTCAACAGGCTGGTTGCAAAAAACAGTCACCCTAACGTTTTCCGTGACTATCTGGAAAAAGATTTCAGTGAAGAAAGCGATGCAGAAACGTCTGTACGTCAGGCCTGCGGTGGGGAGACTGCGGCAGGCGAAGAATCACAGAGCGTGAGGTGACTTACGGTATTGCCGGGTGGCGGCTACGCCTCACCCGGCAATATCCTTAAACGTTCACGGCGCTGATCAGCCGTGATTTCATGGTTTGGTACGCCGAAGCCGCAAAATCTTCCGCCCGGCGCTGGTCCTCAATCGCCTCCAGTTGTACTGCACAATACTTCGTTTCCGGCGTTCTGGAGACCGGGTCGAGGTTATCCTGCGTCAGTTCGTTGCATGCGCCAATCCACCATTGATAGGTCATATACACCGCACCGGTATTAATGCGTTCGCTGATGCTGGCGCGCGTGATGACTTTACCCCGGCGTGAACGTACCCATACCAGTTGACCATCGGCAATGCCCCGTTTATCCGCATCGGCAGGGTTGATCTGCACCTGACCGGGTTCATCGGCGAGGCTTTGCAGCGCGGCGCAGTTACCGGTCATTGAACGACAGGAGTAATGACCGACCTCGCGCACGGTACATAGCACTAACGGATAATCCATATCCGGAGTTTCAGCCGGTGCGCGCCAGGCGGCGGCGAAAAGCTGTCCTTTGCCAGTCGGCGTATCGAACTGATTATTTTTATACAGGTACGGCGTCCCCGGATGATCGAGCGTCGGACACGGCCACTGCACATGGCCCATCTCGCCCATTTTCTCATACGTAACGCCATAGAACAGCGGGCACAGCTCGCGCATCTCATCCCAGATCTGCTGGTTAGAGCTGTACTGCATCGGGTAGCCCATCTCAGTGGCAAGCAAACTAATGATTTCCCAGTCCCGCTTCACGTTACCGCTGGCGTCAATGGCTTTGCCGAAACGCTGAAAGCCCCGGTCAGCGCAGGTAAAGACGCCGCCGTGTTCACCCCAGGAGGTTGCAGGCAGCAGCACATCCGCCACTTCTGCCGTTTTGGTCATGAAAATGTCCTGCACGACGACAAAATCGAGAGCCTCGAAACCGCGGCGGACCAGGCCGAGATCGGCCTCGGTCTGAAGCGGATCTTCCCCCATGATGTAGTAGGCTTTGACCTTCCCCTCCAGCGCAAGGTGCGGTACTTCGGTGATGCGCGCTCCGACACGATCGTCCATGTTATTGACGTCGATCCCCCACGCATCGGCAAACTTTTGCCTGACTGCCGGGTCAGTAACGTCCTGATAGCCGGGGAACATATTGGGCAGAACGCCCATGTCACAGGCACCCTGAACGTTATTCTGCCCGCGAACCGGGCCGACACCCACGGCAGGGCGACCCAGGTTGCCGGTCAATAGCGCCAGGCTGGAAAGACCTTTCACGACGTCCACTGCCTGACCAAACTGCGTTACGCCCATTCCCCACATCACCGTTGCAGAAGGCGCTGCGGCAAAGGTACGCATCGCCTGACGAACCTCCTGCGCAGGAATGCCTGTAAGGTGTTCCACTTTCTCCGGCGCGTAAGCGCTGACCATCTGGCGATACATATCCAGACCTTCCGTGAAGCGCGCAACGTAATTCTTGTCGTACAGCTCCTCCTCCAGCAGCACATAGCCAAACGCGTTGACCAGGGCCATATTACTGCCGTTTTTCAGTTGCAGATGCTGATCGGCAATGCGTGCCGTTTCAATGCGACGCGGATCGCAGACGATGATTTTCGCGCCGTTCTCGCGCGCTTTAAGCACTCGTCTGGCGACGATCGGATGGGAATCCGCACAGTTGTAGCCAAACACCAGCAGGCACTTTGAGTGTTCAATATCATTTATGGAATTACTCATCGCCCCGTTGCCGAGCGTTTCCTGTAAACCGGCAACAGAGGGGCCATGGCAGACGCGCGCGCAGCAGTCGACGTTATTGGTGTGAAGCACCGCGCGGGCAAATTTTTGCATGACATAGTTAGTTTCATTCCCGGTCCCCCTTGATGAACCGGTCGTCATGATTGCGCGGGGGCCAAACTGGGCTTTGATATTATTGAGTTTTTGCGCGGTATAGCGGATAGCTTCTTCCCATGTAACAGGCGTAAAAGCAGCGCCTTTATGATAGCGGATCATGGGTTGCGTTAAGCGGGGAGTCAGCAGACGCGTATCGTTCAGGAAGTCCCAACCGTAATACCCTTTCAGACACAGGGTGCCCTGATTGGTTACACCATCCGCGGCTTCGGCACGGATAATGCGGTTATTTTCTACAACGAGAGTTAATTTACAGCCCGCACCACAGTAAGGGCAGACGCTAGCGATTTTTTTCATCAATAACAGACCTGTTAAGAAATGAAGCGATGTTTAACTGGATAGCCCAGTCCCGTAGGGGAGAACTAGCAGGAACCATGCCACATTGTCTTTTGTTGTTTTACAGGGAGTTATGAAGAGGGGGAGCGTGTCATCGTCAGGCGCTTCGTCAAAACTGACGATGACACGTTAGCAAGGGTTGGCGAAGGGGAGGTTACAGATCATCCATGGTATAACCCACGACAATTTCCAGCGTTTTACGAATAACATCCGCCTTCACAACGTCGTCGGTTGTTTCCAGCGTCTGGATCAGCCAAAGAATGATCGCTTTATTGGTAAGGTGGCCTTCGGAAGCAAGAACACAACGTACTGCAGTAGCAAAAATGGCGGACTCTTCAGCAAAACGATCGCCGGCGTGACGGAAATACTCCGATAACGCGCTATCTAAAAAGGCGGAATGGTATTTGGGTTGAAGCTGAATGTGTTGTCTCATTTCTTTTCACCGTAGCTGTAAAGTGGTAGTCAATGTATTTTCTTTGGATCGGATGGTTTTCCATTACCTAATAACGGCACTACATTGTCTTTGTTATCTCTGAGAGGTCCCTCTCTGATGGTTCTTCCCTGTGCGGTTCTGCCGCGTCTGAAGGCGATAATGTTCTCACCGATTTCGGCGATCGCCTTCGCGAGAGTCTCCCGCCGCTGGGGATTATGTTCATGTGCTTTCATATCCCGCAGGCGCTGAACTAAGCGATCAATGGTCAGCGGTTCCCACTCTTTCAGAAGTGAAAGAACAGCGTCTCCTATAAGCTGGTCAATCAGTCGCTCTGCGTCACTGCTGTTCATAACGTTAGCGTTCGAAGAGCAGACCAAGCAGCATGTGATAATGCTGTTCCTCGTCCGGGCCATTGGCATTTTCGAGGCGGCTTAATAATTTGGTACAGAGCGATTTGCGGTTGAGATGTCGACCATCGCTCAGGATTTCAACAACCACCTGACCCAGTGTCTCCTGCTGAGTTGGCAGCGCAGTTTTCTCAAAATATTGCGCAATCGCTGTTGCTGAATCTGCGGCGTAACCGTTCTGTTGCATGTTTCGCTCCTGTAAATATCCGTAATCAGTAAC is a genomic window containing:
- the fdhF gene encoding formate dehydrogenase subunit alpha, with protein sequence MKKIASVCPYCGAGCKLTLVVENNRIIRAEAADGVTNQGTLCLKGYYGWDFLNDTRLLTPRLTQPMIRYHKGAAFTPVTWEEAIRYTAQKLNNIKAQFGPRAIMTTGSSRGTGNETNYVMQKFARAVLHTNNVDCCARVCHGPSVAGLQETLGNGAMSNSINDIEHSKCLLVFGYNCADSHPIVARRVLKARENGAKIIVCDPRRIETARIADQHLQLKNGSNMALVNAFGYVLLEEELYDKNYVARFTEGLDMYRQMVSAYAPEKVEHLTGIPAQEVRQAMRTFAAAPSATVMWGMGVTQFGQAVDVVKGLSSLALLTGNLGRPAVGVGPVRGQNNVQGACDMGVLPNMFPGYQDVTDPAVRQKFADAWGIDVNNMDDRVGARITEVPHLALEGKVKAYYIMGEDPLQTEADLGLVRRGFEALDFVVVQDIFMTKTAEVADVLLPATSWGEHGGVFTCADRGFQRFGKAIDASGNVKRDWEIISLLATEMGYPMQYSSNQQIWDEMRELCPLFYGVTYEKMGEMGHVQWPCPTLDHPGTPYLYKNNQFDTPTGKGQLFAAAWRAPAETPDMDYPLVLCTVREVGHYSCRSMTGNCAALQSLADEPGQVQINPADADKRGIADGQLVWVRSRRGKVITRASISERINTGAVYMTYQWWIGACNELTQDNLDPVSRTPETKYCAVQLEAIEDQRRAEDFAASAYQTMKSRLISAVNV
- a CDS encoding biofilm/acid-resistance regulator YmgB/AriR, whose amino-acid sequence is MRQHIQLQPKYHSAFLDSALSEYFRHAGDRFAEESAIFATAVRCVLASEGHLTNKAIILWLIQTLETTDDVVKADVIRKTLEIVVGYTMDDL
- the ycgZ gene encoding regulatory protein YcgZ, whose protein sequence is MQQNGYAADSATAIAQYFEKTALPTQQETLGQVVVEILSDGRHLNRKSLCTKLLSRLENANGPDEEQHYHMLLGLLFER